AACTCACCATATAACTCCTGCGCACCCAAACGCGTTTTTGCATAATGCGTTTCCATATTTTGGATAAATCGCGCACTAAGATGTTTCTTGTTTTCAAACGTGGAGCCTGTTGTCACAACTGTGCCACGCAGGCGCTGCAAATCATGCAGAAGTTTTATGGGTTTTGGAGTTGTTGTGATGATGCATTTGGGTTGAGCTGACATGCGAAGTGTTAACTCAACTTGTGTCCATAATTCCTCTGGATATTTGAATTTTGCTAACTCATCAATCCACACTGTATCAAACTGCGGACCTCTCAAGGTTTCATACTGATCGCCACCAAATAGCTGAATTCTAATATCAGATTTTTTCCACGTAATGAGACCTTCAGTTTTGCGATAATGATATGCTTTTGGCATATTCGAACTACTGAGCAAACCGCTCACACCTGCTACCATTACACGATGCGCTTCTTTGATAGTTTGACCAATTAGGGCAATATTTTTAGCCTTACCCTGCTCCATCAATGACACAATACTTTCTGCACCTGTTTTGGTTTTACCAAAACCACGCCCGGCCATAATAAGCCAGACATAAAAATCATTGGGCAACCTTTGCTTATCGCGTGGCTGCCACCTTTGCGCAAATGTCATTTGGTGAATTTATGAGGAAATGTTTGGATTTACGATATCATGAAATGAGATGTTTTTTTATTGCTGAGAAATTTTTGGGCTATAGTCTGACGTCATCACGAGCCTTGTGTAGCAAGGCGTGGTGATCCATCACAGATTGCCACGCGTTCTTACGAACGCTCGCAATGACGGGCTCAGAGCCGTCATCACGAGGAGCTAAGCGACGCGGTGATCCATGGATGACCACACTCCGCTTGCCATGACGAACTCGATAGTTTTTGACAACCCAACCACAAAAAAATCATAATACACTATACAATCTTCAACTTTTTCCTATGCAGCCTATTCGTGGTTTTCGAGACCTTTTGCAAAACGATTTCAAAACATTTTCCGAAATCAAAACAATATGCGAAACGATTGCAAAGCTATATGGATATGAAGGCATTGAACTACCTATCGTAGAATCACTTGATGTGTTTAAGCGCACGTTGGGTGATGTCAGTGATGTGGTGAATAAAGAAATGTTCACACTAACAGATCGTCATGGGGAAATATTAGCCCTTCGACCTGAGGCAACTGCTAGTGTCGTGCGCGCATTAATTTCGAATAAGCTTACACAAGATTTGCCGCAAAAGTTTTTCTATCAAGGGCCGATGTTTCGTTATGAGCGTCCGCAAAAAGGTCGATATCGTCAGTTTTATCAATTTGGCATTGAGGCATTTGGTGAGAAAGATCCATATATTGATGCTGAGATTATTTTGCTGGCACATCGCATTCTTGAAGATTTAGGTGTGAAAGGATTTAAGTTTGAGATCAATACCATTGGTGATGTTGCATCACGAAAAGCTTACAATGATGCGCTGATTAAATATCTTACCCCGCAAAAAAACGAACTGTCTCAAGATAGCCAAGAGAGATTGCTTCGAAATCCTTTGCGTATTTTGGATTCTAAAGATATGCAGGATCAAAAGATTTTGATGAATGCACCAAAGTTCGAGGGTTATTTAAATGAAGAATCTAAGGCGTTTTTTGAATCCGTTTGTGGATATTTGGATGCTTTTGATGTGACGTATCACGTGAACTCCCGTTTGGTGCGTGGATTAGATTATTACACACATACGGTGTTTGAATTTACGCATGAAGATTTGGGTGCACAGTCAGCCTTTTTAGCTGGCGGACGATACGATGGCTTGGTGTCCACCATGGGTGGGCCGGATATTCCTGGCATTGGATTTGCGATGGGGATAGACCGCGTGATGTTTTTAAGTGAAGTGGGTGATGTTAATGCGCCTGTTATTGTGATTCCGTTTTCTGATGATTGCTTAGCATATGCGATGGATGTATGCGAAACGTTACGTGATAACGGTGTGATGTGTGAAGTGTCGTTTAAAGGCAAGTTATCTAAAGATTTGAAATATGCTGAAAAACGTCAGGCTGAGTATGCTTTGTTGATTGGTGAAAATGAAGTTGAAGCGT
The genomic region above belongs to Alphaproteobacteria bacterium and contains:
- a CDS encoding DNA-packaging protein, with the protein product MTFAQRWQPRDKQRLPNDFYVWLIMAGRGFGKTKTGAESIVSLMEQGKAKNIALIGQTIKEAHRVMVAGVSGLLSSSNMPKAYHYRKTEGLITWKKSDIRIQLFGGDQYETLRGPQFDTVWIDELAKFKYPEELWTQVELTLRMSAQPKCIITTTPKPIKLLHDLQRLRGTVVTTGSTFENKKHLSARFIQNMETHYAKTRLGAQELYGELFHEDEFSLFKQSYFQHNPKVPELKRIVIGLDPAVTKDGCETGIIVCGLSHAGNVYVLEDLSGNYTPCQWVQKACYAYHKYQADAAVVEVNQGGSLITELFHIHNGAELPIKEVVAKRSKITRAEPVIALYEQGRVVHRKYFNALETQLTSYKPGRAADRMDALVWAITELVLTGEFGTWWAAR
- a CDS encoding histidine--tRNA ligase, producing the protein MQPIRGFRDLLQNDFKTFSEIKTICETIAKLYGYEGIELPIVESLDVFKRTLGDVSDVVNKEMFTLTDRHGEILALRPEATASVVRALISNKLTQDLPQKFFYQGPMFRYERPQKGRYRQFYQFGIEAFGEKDPYIDAEIILLAHRILEDLGVKGFKFEINTIGDVASRKAYNDALIKYLTPQKNELSQDSQERLLRNPLRILDSKDMQDQKILMNAPKFEGYLNEESKAFFESVCGYLDAFDVTYHVNSRLVRGLDYYTHTVFEFTHEDLGAQSAFLAGGRYDGLVSTMGGPDIPGIGFAMGIDRVMFLSEVGDVNAPVIVIPFSDDCLAYAMDVCETLRDNGVMCEVSFKGKLSKDLKYAEKRQAEYALLIGENEVEASTVTLKFLGSDEGNQTKSVGEILDFLAL